Genomic window (Drosophila albomicans strain 15112-1751.03 chromosome X, ASM965048v2, whole genome shotgun sequence):
ATGCTCATCGCCCGTAGTCAGTCCCCAGCTGCTCAGCAGCAATTGGCTGCCAAGGGGAGCTGTTGATGCCAATGCGATGGGCTGAATATCGGAATGATCGGCTGGCACATCCTGATCGAGCATGAGTATGGCCAGTGAGAGAGACTTGGGTGGATGATACACATGGGTCACACCGTAAACCTGACTCTGTGCGGTGGGCGCAAAGCGTTGTCTGCTGCCCAGCTGAACGAGCAGCTCGGCGGGATGATAGAAGCTCTTGCTGGCATTgctagagagagaaaaagattGTTTATTGCAGTTCGTTAAATGTATACTACCACTTCACTCACTTGTAGAGACAGTTGCCCATGGTCAGCACCACCGAGGATGCCACCAAGGCACCCGAGCAGATGTGCCCTTTGCCATAGTAGTCCACCTCGAGGGACCTCAAGCGTATCGATGCCTGAAACGGGGCGCGACTCTGACGCCGATTGCCATTCGGTGATTCGATGCCGCGCTGCTTTGTTGTGCCATCGCGATGTGTGTAGCCtgcaaaaaaaacagaagattGCAATCTGTGGATTATCAAATGCCATTTGAATTACGTTTGCCATCACCTGGCAACCTGGCAACCTGGCAACAATGCATTTTTTGCCTATGCCATACATACTACGTGTGGCATATGGTGTGATCTACAAAATAACCTTATCATTatcaacaaacaacatttcatttcgcttcgtttcgtttcattcaGTTCGCCCTCAGCTGATCGTGGCCCGTGTGTGCCATTATCGTCAAACAGAAGAAGTCAACAACAAGTCCGGCGCAAAGCAGTTGCCAACGTCGCGCGATTGCCCAATTATGGCCAACATTATTATTCATTGATCGCCAGATCGCCAGATATCGAtagtttcatttcgtttcgtcaGCAGACGACCCGGCTGGCCGGAAAGtgttatgaattttatttagcatttggcaaaaacaataaagacCTTGACTTCTCTGCTAATCAGCTAAGTTCTCACAATCTCGGAACTCTCACTAACAGTAGAGCTTGGCTAGCGGAATCCTTTCCAAGGATTTGCAGCTACTTGTTAACTAGTCAAGTAGCTAACGAATATAGAATCTTCTCTACATATTGccataaataatttcttaagtCGTTAGGCTCAAGTGCTCACACATAAATAGATTGCTTATGGCAATAATTTACTATGTATTCTTATGTACTTAGTTCTCTAACGGAAAGTcatcataataaatacatatttcgtAAATTTGCaatctttaaaaatgcatttataaaatataaaataattgttttattttgttgcattgtgttactgtataatatttatatatttcgtatCTGTTATTAGATCTATAAACTGCACTTTAATGCACTTTTAATTGCGAACATTTTTTTCTGCTTATCTTAGCATTCATACTATActctattttttaataaatatgttttttccCCATTGAATAATCTACTGAGTGTTCTCAATGAAACTAATGTAGTGGATATGACTTTAGCTGATTTTTTCTAAgctccattttttttgtttttttctatttcaatttcagatattttcaacattttttataaaaacttaaattctTTCTTTGTTCTTCCAAAATCTTGCAAAAGTTGCATCACGAagaataattcaataaaaaaaaaccgtagtctctcttattttttttaaatgtgccAAAATTTCCTTActaagaaaattgttttaaaaaacatttctatataaaaaaaacattgatcAATTAAATcgacatataaaaatattttttttctaatgaTCAAAATTTATTCACAGCAATCCAATCTTCAATCTtcataaatttctaaaatattatttttgttttcaaattcaatacCATGAAAAATCCATCAAATTAatctcaataaataaatcgctctattcttattttttttaacaattaaatgcaGCTACTTTcgcaaaaatatgtataaactTTATAGTAAATATGTTTTCAACTTACTTGTGCGCATTTCAGTGCAGAGAAATGCAAAGATTAATATCTTCATGACTTTTTTGAGATGTTCGTTGggctgcattttgttgtccGTTGACTGGAAACTAAATCTCCGTATTTGAATTGAAGCACTCGCAACGAGTTGAGTTGTCTTCGAGTTAAGTTGAGTTATTCACAATGGCAGAATTGGTGTGCACCTTTTTCGAGCTGCAAACACGGAATGattcgcttttcgcttttctaAATCGAACGAACGAAAGCAGCGCAAAAATTTGCAGCGCTTTTCCTagataattcaattttgttttggtttcggACGGCGTTATTcttatttatgttgttgttattgcttatgctcttgttgttgttgttgctgttgttttttagCGACAACATTCGACCGACGCCACtagcacacacattcacacaatCATAATCGCAATTGATAAGAACgctgattatttatttatttttttttttttcgtttcgctttgttgtttgtgatttgtattttgtttattttcgtaTTCAAATTGTGATCGAagtgcatttcaaattgaatacgAATTTTTGTGTTCACTTGACAGTAAactaaaaaactaaactaattcCTGGAAAGAGTTCTCAAACAAATGTGTGATCACATATCAAGCGAAAACCAGACATAATAATGAAATCgtgttgtttatatttgattaCAGAGTATGCGGAGTTCGACTTCTGGCATCGCTGTTATTAATTAGATGTACAAATTTATTAGCACAATTGTTAACTAAATTTAGAAAGCGCGTACATAAAtatcaaacacaaaatactaaGTGACAATTAACAGAACTGTTAAAAGAATAACACCTGCTTAGCATGAAATGTTACAAGAATTTTATAGAACCGGGTATATTTtaccatattttatttacctaaaaataaatgtatcaatattatgaattttgtgcaacattttagaactaaaatatatataattgtctTAAGAACAATGTttcaagtatttaaatatgtacaaatataaatagattatgatttttattaaaaaatatataacaaatatataaaataaataatttaataagtttattatcattattacatatttatacatgACCAAGTTATGTAAATCATTTTGAAACAGATAGATCAATCAGTAAAGATTTTCAGTTCATCTGCTCGTACATTGCATTTACTGCTTAGgtttatgtaaaatattcCAGAGTCAGAAATAAATCATTTCCCCTGTTACGTTTTATAGTGGGGATCACATGCAGGGCGCATGTCTAAAGCAATTGACAGGCCAGACGATCGCATGGCTCAACTGCAATTGATGGGGCTATTGATAAGGATTAAGATGGTCCAATACACTATCGTCTAGAAGTCCAAGTACTTTGGCGTTTAAGTAGCAGCGGCTCGGGCTTATCACAGGAAAGACCCAAAAGACATGCGTTGTGTTATCACTCCAAGGTATTTCTTGTGAATGGGCGGCGTGatatttataactatttaTAGCACATCATAATTCGCATTAATgccaaataataattgcgTCTTGAACTATTGTAGTTTCACTAACACACTTTGGACATTTGAATTTTGCAAATGCCAGTCGATTGTCGATTGATTGTTTTATCAACttgttgaaaattttaattatagtaGTAAAAATGCGAACTTGTCAATCAGCTTCTGAGTCACTAGTCAATCAAATTTCTTATTCCTTTGTAATAGAGACACAATTGCTTAATCAACTAGTTTGAAAGAGCATTTTCATTCAagtagtaaaaatataaattactaaTCAACTATTCAATCGAATCAATCATTTTTAGCATAGTTGCTTAATCAAAGCTTTGTAATGCATAGGAAAATGTTGAACATGTTGATTCAAATAGTTAAAAGCTAAGTCAGTAAGCTTGTCAATCAACTGGTCAgtaaagtaattaattatacccgctacccatagggtagaagggtattataactttgtgccggcaggaaatgtatgtaacaggtagaaggaggcatctccgaccctataaagtatatatattcttgatcagcgttaacagccgagacgatatagccatgtccgtctgtgtgtctgtgtgtctgtgtgtccgtccgtctgtccgtatgaacacctagatctcagagactacgagagatagagctataattttttttcgacagcatttgttatgtttgcacgcagatcaagtaaAATTTGTggaagttataaaagaaatacttttgtatgggcaaaaacgcctacttataagggtcttagttactttggctgacaatctggtatattgagccgtctatggtatattttgaatgcggtactatattgatataccaaacataccatttggtatatttttagtatttttttaagtattttcggtatattttcaaaatgataccgcaatattttgcctttattaaaaatgggtagcgggtatctcacagtcgagcacactcgactgtaactttcttacttgtttttcaaatagttttagTGAGTCTTACTTTCTGtctaatacacacacaaaaatcgTCAAGAGTTTTATTCATAGAAAGCTTGTTAACCAGCTATTCAATCACTGTCAATCAAATAAGGCTTCAATCgtttcatattattaatttagttaGTCATTCTAACCACTTGTTAGTTTtatattaagttttatttaattagtaaaaAACAGACTTTCGCTTTGCTGTTTCTTCAGCAATGAAATCATTCGCTTAGTTAAACACCAACTAGGCACAGTTGATTATTTATTCGTCACGTTTGAAATACAGttgataattatttgaatgctcaaaagtatgctatactttttttttaatgcttagCAAATAGACCAAGACGCTTAAAGCACTTTGGATGTTGGTAATTGTCAATTTCATGGCCGTGGATTTTGTTGCAACTGGTTCACTCTTCGCTTGCGGAATTTCATTAAAGCTATCAAAGCACTGACGTTCCACTGCCAGAGAACCCTTTGGCATAACAGCGTCCAGCCACCTGCGATAGAAGCTGATGTCGGTGTAGACCGCAGGCAGTCGAGAGTCGTCACACTTGATGCCCCACGAAACAATGCCCGCAATGTGTGCGTGGCACACAAGTGGTCCGCCAGTATCCGTGAGGCATGTGGCATCcgtcgattgttgttgctcgaaGCAATTGCGATCCGCATTCAACTGTCCCAcaagttgcagctgttgcatgcACTGCTCCTTGTCCATCAGCAACACTTCCATCTTGAGCAGCAAGTCCATTTTATAGATCGGCTTCGGTCGGGGATCCCAGCCAATGATCTGGCAACTGCTGTTCGCTGGAAACGTGGCAGTTGCTAGTGGCAACGATTGCACGCCACAAACGAAACCCttgagcaacagcaaagcaatATCCTGACTGTAGCTGCTCAGATTGAACTTTCGCTGCGGCATCATGATGTCGTCGAGCTCAAAGATCTGTGTGTTATCCGACTCCATGAAGCGATTGTCGGTGCCCAGCACAACGATAATGTCCAACTTGTTGACAAAGCTGCCATCGTAATGACTTTGGCTGTGAATTTGAAGGCAGTTAAACCAAACAAATTAAAGTCGTGTATGAGATTCACgctttgaataaaagcaaaacagtgcagtattaattttaaaatataccgaattaatataccgtagaaatacaaaaaaaataccaatgtaaaaaatactatatttggtatattgatatagtaatactttcaaattataccgaattaatataccacagaaatactaaaattatactaatataccaaatactattttttgtatattgataaagttctacaaattaatatacagcagaaatactaaaaatataccaatatagcaaataatatatttggtatattgatatagtaatactttcaaattataccgaattaatataccacagaaatactaaaattatactaatataccaaatactattttttgtatatttgtcgGAGTCTGTTCTACCGAAGTCTGTTTATTCATTATCGCGAAGCGAGTTTCGATGCTTTCACAGGCGAATTCTAGAGCACACTGCCCTCTCGATCGTCTTACTGTCTATGCCTGAGCCATCGAACCACACTCGGCGACAGCGTCTCGACGCTGTCGCCCCGCAATAACTGTACttggcaaagcgacaaaatgcgGACAACCAACAAAGCGCAAATGAAGAATGATGCAATCTAACATGCACACTCTTAATTACGCAGTGTCAATGTGCCGAAACGCACAAGCAACTACGcaatgccaaaatgccaaagtgcacCTACAACTACGCAGCAATGTGCCGAGACGCACGCACAGCTGCGCAGTGACGTCAGTGTGTCGAATCTGCATTACTTATTCTCCGACACGGCCATTCTGACATATACACGTCCTCGTGTCTATAATAACTATCTCAATTTCAATCTCactttccaatttcaattcctcAGATTAACCCAGTCAAATAATCTCAAATCCATGTAGTCTTCCATAACATAACTTTACTTTAACATATCTCAGGTTATATTCTCTTATAAaccatttctttaatttccattccatttaaacattttcaaattatacatTAATCAGTACAAAACATCAGTTCTTAATCcaaagtacatacataacCAGGCTTTTATTAGCcaacttttaaatacaaacaaattaaattgtcaatcGCCAAAAACACTGACTTCACTTCTCTTATTATgctcgtccatcgcccaaaACTTGGCTTCACGAAATCCAACAACCACATTgctcgtccatcgcccaaaACTTGGCTTCACGAAATCCAACAACCACATTGCTAAAGCAACTCTCGTCCATCGCCAATCACATGACTTCACGCATTCTCTTCTGTTTCAACAGACTTTTCCAACAGATTTCTCCCTTTCTCATTTATATCTAACTCTTCTGGGATTTTCACATCCGGTAGCTTTCGCAAACTTTCGTGTGGGTATTTGTAACGTCTATTGTTCTGTgttgattttaaaatgtatcgGTCTCCGTCCAATACCTCAACCACCAAAAAGGGTCCTCTGAACTTTGGGtctaattttgtttgctgtctcTCACTATTTTTAAGCAACACAAAGTCACCCACACAGAACCTAATTATCTTAGccttatttttatcaaatttagtTTTCTCATAACTAGCGGCCTCTTCCATGTTCTTAGCGGCCAACTCCCTTAATTTAACTTTGTCAATCTCAGTTTCAGTATCACTAATAGGAATCAATCCGAGTGGACGCACCACTTTACCAATCAAAAGTTCTAAAGGGCTACGCTTAGAGCTACGATTAACTGTACAGTTAAGGGCTAACTGTATATCCCCCAGTGCATCTTGCCACGATCTGGAACTCGTCTCAACAGCCGTTAACAAATTCTTTAGTGTACTCATAACCCTTTCAACTTGTCCGTTGGCTCTACTTGCACCTGTaccaattaaatgtaattgtatCTTTTGATTAGAACAAAATTGCGCAAACTTTGTGCCCGTGAAACTACGCCCCTGATCGGCAATTAGACGTGTTGGCACgccaaaaatggaaattgaagaTTTCATTTGAGGTTTTCCTGACGTACCCTTAGAAACTCTGCATGTAATACAGTTCTCCACAAATCTTCGAACATATTTTGTCATGCCAGAAAACCAGTAATGATCGTATACTTTGTCCAGCGTTTTCTGCCAGCCTAGATGCATGATAGACTCATGTATCTGATTTATAACTGACCAACGGAACGCACGAGGAACTACAGGTAAACAACGAGTTTTTGAATTTCTCTGGATCTTTCTATACAAAACATTTGATCTAATTTCATAAGTGGTAACTAAAGCCAATAGTAAATCGTCATT
Coding sequences:
- the LOC117577637 gene encoding anionic trypsin-2, which codes for MQPNEHLKKVMKILIFAFLCTEMRTSYTHRDGTTKQRGIESPNGNRRQSRAPFQASIRLRSLEVDYYGKGHICSGALVASSVVLTMGNCLYNNASKSFYHPAELLVQLGSRQRFAPTAQSQVYGVTHVYHPPKSLSLAILMLDQDVPADHSDIQPIALASTAPLGSQLLLSSWGLTTGDEHHDDHDHRELHEMLNVAVDCNINQYCKPSYETKKYLSYELDAGAPLVGKDNRLLGLFSSTLSSDSSWIFVDVASHVDWIQSKIGDGSTQNSSWWGILGLLVFTGYVIKCSRKSFL
- the LOC117577157 gene encoding transmembrane protease serine 9-like, with product MKFYSFLLLLWLQKTIEGIEDKATKSVGTLDLEKELIKQQVSVRRRRKDAYRFGTGHICSGFLIAPHAVLSAAHCFVDQSHYDGSFVNKLDIIVVLGTDNRFMESDNTQIFELDDIMMPQRKFNLSSYSQDIALLLLKGFVCGVQSLPLATATFPANSSCQIIGWDPRPKPIYKMDLLLKMEVLLMDKEQCMQQLQLVGQLNADRNCFEQQQSTDATCLTDTGGPLVCHAHIAGIVSWGIKCDDSRLPAVYTDISFYRRWLDAVMPKGSLAVERQCFDSFNEIPQAKSEPVATKSTAMKLTITNIQSALSVLVYLLSIKKKV